The genomic interval CGGTGAGCAGGCGCTTGCCCACGAGCTGCAGCAGTACGTTGTTGTCGCCCTCGAAGGTCGCGTAGATGTCGAGGTCGGCTCGCAGCCCCGTGAGCCGATTCTTGCCGATGAAGCCGGCGCCGCCGCAGGCCTCGCGCGCCTCCTGGAGCGTCTCGAGCGCGGCCCAGGTGGAGAGCGGCTTGAGCGCCGCGGCGAGCGTCTCCAGGTCCTCGCGGTTCTCGTCCGTGTCCCGGGTGTCCGAGAAGACCTCGTCGAAGACGGTGAGGAGCTTCTCGTCGGCGAAGGTCATCGCGTAGGTCTGGGCGATCCGGGGAATGAGTCGCCGCTGGTGCTGCCCGTAGTCGAGCAGCACCGTCTCCCGGCTCGAGGCGCCGGGGAACTGCCGGCGCTCGTTCCCGTAGCGCACCGCGATCGCGAGCGCCGCCGACATGGCACGCGCCGCGGAGCCGTCGAGCGATACGCGCCCCTGCACGAGCGTGCCGATCATCGTGAAGAAGCGGCGGCCCGGGCTCTCGATGCCGGAGCTGTAGGTGCCGTCGGCCGCCACGTCGCCGTAGCGGTTGAGCAGGTTCGTGCGGGGGATGCGCACGTGGTCGAAGTGCAGGCGCCCGTTGTCGATGCCGTTGAGCCCGCCCTTGACGCCGTCGTCCTCGCTGCCGACGCCCGGCAGCAGTTCGCCGTCAGGGGTGCGGATCGGCACGAAGAAGGCGTGCACTCCGTGGTTCACCCCGCGGGTGATGAGCTGCGCGAAGACGACGGCGGCCTGCCCGTGCAGAGCGGCGTTGCCGAGGAACTCCTTCCAGGCCCCCGCGAAGGGGGTGTGGATCTCGAACTCCTCGGTCTCGGGGTCGTAGCTCGCGGTGGTGCCGATGGAGGCGACGTCGGAGCCGTGGCCGATCTCGGTCATCGCGAAGGCGCCGGGGAGCTGCAGGCTCATCACGTCCGGCAGCCAGCGCTCGTGATGCGCGGCGGTGCCGAGGTGCAGGATCGCGGCGCCGAAGAGCCCCCACTGCACCCCGCTCTTGATCTGCAGCGAGGGATCGGCGAGCACGAGCTCCTGGAACGCCGCGATATTGCCGCCGTGGTTGTCCCCGCCGCCGAGCGCCCGGGGGAAGGCGCGCTGGATGGCGCCGTGCTCGACGAGGATCCCGAGCTGCCCGAACGCGCGCTCGCGGTGCTCGGCCATCGGCTGGCCCGGGATCGTGTGCAGGCGCGGATCGGCGGCGAGCTCGCGCGAGGCGAGACGCTCGGTCTTCCAGGTGCCGAGCAGCGCGTCGCCGACCGCGGCGATGTCGATGCGTGGGGCGGGCTGCGGGGTGGTGTCGCTCATCGGTGCTCCTTCGGCGTCGCGTCCGAGGCCGCCGCGACGTCGGCGCCCCGGTTCCCGGTGCTGTTCACAGGCTAGGAGGCGGTGCCGTCGGCGACAAGCGGACCCCCGGGAGCGCACAACGGGGCACCGCGACGCCACCCGATGCGATTGTATGAATCATGCAAAACCGACGGGCCGAAGATGGAGCATTGCTCCATGGGCGGGTCAGAAGCGCTGGCCGGGCGCACCGTCTCCGAAGTACTCGGGCGTGATCCCGGCCTCCGCGAGCATCTCGCGGGTGCGCTGCTGCCGGGTCCTCGGGATCAGCGTGATGACGCGGCCGCCGCTGCCGGCCCGCCCCGTCCGGCCCGCGCGATGCAGGTACGTCTTGAAGTCCTCCGGCGGATCGACCTGCACGACGAGGTCGACGTCGTCGACGTGGATGCCGCGCGCGGCGACATCGGTGGCGACGAGCACGCGCGTGCGGCCCGAGGCGAAGCGGGCGAGGTTCCGCTCCCGC from Leucobacter allii carries:
- a CDS encoding acyl-CoA dehydrogenase, whose amino-acid sequence is MSDTTPQPAPRIDIAAVGDALLGTWKTERLASRELAADPRLHTIPGQPMAEHRERAFGQLGILVEHGAIQRAFPRALGGGDNHGGNIAAFQELVLADPSLQIKSGVQWGLFGAAILHLGTAAHHERWLPDVMSLQLPGAFAMTEIGHGSDVASIGTTASYDPETEEFEIHTPFAGAWKEFLGNAALHGQAAVVFAQLITRGVNHGVHAFFVPIRTPDGELLPGVGSEDDGVKGGLNGIDNGRLHFDHVRIPRTNLLNRYGDVAADGTYSSGIESPGRRFFTMIGTLVQGRVSLDGSAARAMSAALAIAVRYGNERRQFPGASSRETVLLDYGQHQRRLIPRIAQTYAMTFADEKLLTVFDEVFSDTRDTDENREDLETLAAALKPLSTWAALETLQEAREACGGAGFIGKNRLTGLRADLDIYATFEGDNNVLLQLVGKRLLTDYSAQFKNADRAALAKAVASQLGDRVSRFGLRQLGQSIADLGQVARSVESVRSPEAQRALLTDRVQTMVSEIALALRDATKDVPKSNQRAKAIANENAFNAQQHKLIEAARAHGELLQWEAFTEAIERIADPGSRQVLTWLRDLFGLGLIETHAAWYLVQGRLSGHRAESITAYIDRLITRLRPHAQDLVDAFGLTPELLRAEIATGIEAERQQEAHDYVEAQRAAGAWPIHEKELRAQQKSAAKRASA